A region from the Gemmatimonadaceae bacterium genome encodes:
- a CDS encoding beta-lactamase family protein, with the protein MSLSFPHLWQNRSHNNAPHERFLKRPGGQRLVRAVVLLSALGALSIAGCAAATRRTTPPAGVSPATAKAVRDSLRAVLERAVADSAFPGAYAVVGTADGVIAEYGVGRLDSADAARPTNKTVWDLASLTKVIGTTSAMIQLVGSGRVALDSPVVKYLPEWTAPGASRITVRNLLAHNSGLPAWRALYKESATPAEAAAQLFATSPDTVPGVRFLYSDLGFILLGKLVEKVSGEPLAQYDTTHVFGPLGMHDTRYLPPASWLPRIAPTEQDSWRGRKLRGEVHDENASRLGGVSGHAGLFSSARDLTRFAQMYLHYGTLDGVRVFDSATVARFIRVQDTTVSRRALGWETPTGRNSAGRKMPAVAFGHTGFTGTSLWMDPSHQTFVLLLTNRVNPTRNNTRINGVRISLADAVVSAMEDTGVGNRRGAGR; encoded by the coding sequence ATGAGCCTCTCGTTCCCCCATCTCTGGCAGAACCGCTCCCACAACAACGCACCGCACGAGCGCTTTCTCAAGCGCCCCGGCGGCCAGCGCCTGGTGCGGGCCGTGGTGCTGCTGAGCGCCCTCGGCGCCCTGAGCATTGCCGGTTGCGCCGCTGCCACGCGGAGGACCACACCGCCGGCCGGGGTCAGCCCGGCCACGGCGAAGGCGGTTCGCGACAGCCTGCGCGCCGTACTCGAGCGCGCCGTGGCGGACAGCGCCTTCCCCGGCGCGTACGCGGTCGTTGGGACCGCCGACGGGGTGATCGCCGAGTACGGCGTGGGGCGCCTCGACAGTGCCGACGCCGCGCGCCCGACGAACAAGACGGTCTGGGACCTCGCCTCGCTCACGAAGGTGATTGGCACGACGAGTGCCATGATTCAGCTGGTGGGCAGCGGTCGGGTGGCGCTGGACTCCCCGGTGGTGAAGTACCTGCCGGAGTGGACCGCTCCGGGGGCGAGCCGGATCACCGTGCGGAACCTCCTCGCGCACAACTCCGGCCTTCCGGCCTGGCGCGCCCTGTACAAGGAGTCGGCCACCCCGGCCGAAGCGGCGGCCCAGCTCTTCGCCACCTCCCCGGACACGGTGCCGGGCGTTCGGTTCCTCTACAGCGACCTCGGCTTCATTCTGCTGGGCAAGCTGGTCGAGAAGGTTTCGGGGGAGCCGCTCGCGCAGTACGACACGACCCATGTGTTCGGGCCGCTCGGGATGCACGACACCCGCTACCTGCCCCCGGCGTCGTGGCTCCCGCGCATTGCCCCCACCGAGCAGGACTCGTGGCGCGGTCGCAAGCTCCGCGGCGAGGTCCACGACGAGAATGCGTCCCGACTGGGCGGCGTCTCCGGGCACGCCGGGCTCTTCTCGAGCGCCCGGGACCTGACGCGCTTTGCCCAGATGTACCTGCACTACGGCACGCTCGACGGGGTCCGGGTGTTCGACTCGGCGACTGTGGCGCGCTTCATCCGGGTGCAGGACACGACGGTCAGCCGCCGGGCCCTGGGCTGGGAGACCCCCACCGGGCGGAATTCGGCGGGGCGGAAGATGCCGGCAGTGGCCTTCGGCCATACCGGGTTCACCGGCACCTCGCTCTGGATGGATCCGTCCCACCAGACCTTCGTCCTCCTGCTGACCAACCGGGTGAATCCGACCCGCAACAATACCCGGATCAATGGTGTCCGGATTTCCCTTGCTGACGCGGTCGTGTCGGCAATGGAGGATACGGGGGTCGGAAACCGCCGCGGAGCGGGGCGTTGA
- a CDS encoding iron-sulfur cluster assembly accessory protein yields MVVLTPVAAGEVRKFMEAEGVTPEQGGLRVSVMPGGCSGFKYGLVIEDKSADDDLTLEIEGIKVFVDPFSAQYLSGTTIDYVSSMQGSGFTFKNPNSTGGCGCGSSFSA; encoded by the coding sequence ATGGTGGTACTGACCCCCGTGGCCGCGGGCGAAGTTCGGAAGTTCATGGAAGCCGAGGGTGTGACGCCCGAGCAGGGTGGCCTGCGCGTCTCGGTGATGCCCGGTGGATGCAGCGGCTTCAAGTACGGCCTCGTGATCGAGGACAAGAGCGCGGACGACGACCTCACCCTGGAGATCGAGGGGATCAAGGTGTTCGTGGATCCGTTCTCGGCGCAGTACTTGAGCGGCACGACGATCGACTACGTGTCGTCGATGCAGGGCTCGGGCTTCACGTTCAAGAATCCGAACTCGACGGGTGGCTGCGGCTGCGGCAGCTCGTTCTCGGCGTAA
- the nagB gene encoding glucosamine-6-phosphate deaminase codes for MSLASVTPAATDAIQARSLSESGGPARVSRSPFAHPGVTGTARERIPTLIVADHAELASVVANRIATLMRERAAQGRPVVLGLATGSTPIGVYRELIRLHRDEGLSFAHVISFNLDEYYPMRADSIHSYHRFMWENLFSHVDINPANVHIPDGALARADVDAACATYEAAIEAAGGIDFQLLGIGKTGHIGFNEPGSGEASRTRLVHLDSITRRDAAADFFGEENVPREALTMGIASIMGAREIAILATGEHKSAIVRRAVEGEIDRAVAATFLQRHPNTTFYVDDAAAADLTRVATPWLVDEVVWEEALAVRAVTWLAGKAGKAILKLTQHDYAENSLSSLVAQHGSPGAVNGLVFNILGHKIRGKSKLPRGLKTICFSPHPDDDVISMGGILRKFVENGNDMTVAYMTSGNIAVFDHDVRRYMDFLVRLDTERLGGSDTVHSSVRTLADTVHGFLARKQAGEVDIAEVQDIKRIIRESEAVSGIEVMGLSRANARFLNLPFYQTGKVRKDPIGPADVAIVADLLRELEPELIFVAGDLSDPHGTHRMCKEAIDLALAEVYAGANASKRPEVWLYRGAWQEWPVTEATVLVPLSQEELTLKIQAIFKHQSQKDSAPFPGQDEREFWQRVEQRNKTTARQLDDLGLAEYFAMEAYVIA; via the coding sequence ATGTCATTGGCCTCGGTCACTCCGGCGGCCACTGACGCCATTCAGGCCCGCTCACTCTCCGAGAGTGGCGGGCCTGCGCGCGTCAGTCGGTCGCCGTTCGCACATCCGGGCGTCACGGGTACCGCCCGCGAACGCATCCCCACCCTCATCGTTGCGGATCACGCCGAGCTCGCCTCGGTCGTGGCGAACCGCATCGCCACCCTGATGCGCGAACGGGCCGCCCAAGGACGCCCCGTGGTGCTCGGCCTCGCGACCGGCTCGACACCGATCGGCGTGTATCGCGAGCTCATTCGCCTGCATCGGGATGAGGGGCTGAGCTTCGCGCATGTGATCTCGTTCAATCTGGACGAGTACTACCCGATGCGCGCGGACAGCATCCACTCGTATCACCGGTTCATGTGGGAGAACCTGTTCTCTCACGTGGACATCAATCCGGCGAACGTGCACATCCCGGATGGTGCGCTGGCGCGCGCCGATGTCGACGCGGCCTGTGCCACGTACGAGGCGGCCATCGAGGCCGCGGGCGGCATCGACTTTCAGCTGCTGGGCATCGGCAAGACCGGTCACATCGGCTTCAACGAGCCGGGCTCCGGTGAAGCGAGCCGCACGCGCCTGGTGCATCTCGACTCGATCACGCGCCGCGACGCCGCCGCGGATTTCTTCGGCGAAGAGAACGTCCCGCGCGAAGCGCTCACGATGGGCATCGCCTCGATCATGGGCGCCCGCGAGATCGCCATTCTCGCGACCGGCGAACACAAGTCGGCCATCGTGCGCCGCGCGGTCGAAGGCGAGATCGATCGGGCCGTCGCCGCGACGTTCCTCCAGCGCCATCCGAATACCACGTTCTACGTGGACGATGCCGCGGCCGCCGATCTCACACGCGTGGCGACCCCGTGGCTCGTCGATGAGGTGGTGTGGGAAGAAGCCCTCGCCGTGCGCGCCGTGACGTGGCTGGCCGGCAAGGCGGGCAAGGCCATCCTCAAGCTCACGCAGCACGACTACGCCGAGAACTCGCTGTCGTCGCTCGTGGCGCAGCATGGCTCGCCAGGCGCGGTCAACGGCCTCGTGTTCAACATCCTCGGCCACAAGATCCGCGGCAAGAGCAAGCTCCCGCGCGGACTCAAGACCATCTGCTTCTCGCCACATCCCGACGACGACGTCATCTCGATGGGCGGCATTCTCCGCAAGTTCGTGGAGAATGGCAACGACATGACGGTGGCGTACATGACGAGCGGCAACATCGCCGTCTTCGATCATGACGTGCGTCGCTACATGGATTTCCTGGTGCGTCTCGACACCGAGCGACTCGGTGGCAGCGACACCGTGCATTCCAGCGTGCGCACGCTGGCGGACACCGTGCACGGATTCCTGGCGCGCAAACAGGCGGGCGAGGTGGACATCGCCGAGGTCCAGGACATCAAGCGCATCATCCGTGAGTCGGAGGCGGTGAGCGGCATCGAGGTGATGGGGCTGTCGCGCGCCAACGCGCGGTTCCTCAACCTGCCCTTCTATCAGACGGGCAAGGTGCGCAAGGATCCGATCGGACCGGCCGATGTGGCGATCGTGGCGGACCTGCTTCGCGAGCTCGAGCCGGAGCTGATCTTCGTGGCCGGCGACCTCTCGGATCCGCACGGCACGCATCGCATGTGCAAGGAAGCGATCGATCTGGCGCTCGCCGAGGTGTACGCCGGCGCGAATGCGTCCAAGCGCCCCGAGGTCTGGCTGTATCGCGGCGCCTGGCAGGAATGGCCGGTCACCGAGGCCACGGTGCTGGTGCCGCTGTCGCAGGAGGAGCTCACGCTCAAGATCCAGGCGATCTTCAAACATCAGTCCCAGAAGGACTCGGCGCCCTTCCCCGGCCAGGATGAGCGTGAGTTCTGGCAGCGCGTGGAGCAGCGCAACAAGACCACCGCGCGCCAGTTGGATGATCTGGGGCTCGCGGAGTACTTCGCGATGGAGGCGTACGTCATTGCCTGA
- a CDS encoding sodium:solute symporter gives MSGRFDLLDLLVLLIYLSGTTALGMYIGRNQKSATDYFVAERNIPWWAVMFSIVASETSALTFISIPGLAYTGNLGFLEVVAGYILGRIVVAQTLLPRYFAGNLVTAYALLETRFGLGARRFTSIVFMITRAMADAVRVFATAIPVALIVGPVLPREYTMPAAILVLGLLTVVYTYRGGMKAVVWTELLQASIYLFGGISALVLIGQAVDGGWSAIVSQAGAAGKLQVIDWYAGFDRPHTMFAGLIGGGFLAMASHGADQIIVQRLLSSKSLRDAQRAIIGSGIAVFAQMTLFLFVGLGLWVLYGGKSFATADAIFPTFIIERMPHGLIGLIVAAIIAATMSTHSGAINALAAASTHDIYLPLTKRAPDDPRTLKVGKLFALGWGLALTFGALLFKENGTPVVVVALSIASFTQGGLLGGFFLGMFWRRANQRDAITGMSVGIFAMAFIVFAKQLTAAYPSLKPMLGGVAGIAWPWYVLIGTSLTFVTGMLMSFTHAPPVAATPPESRR, from the coding sequence ATGAGCGGCCGCTTCGATCTGCTCGATCTGCTGGTGCTGCTGATCTATCTCAGTGGCACCACCGCGCTCGGGATGTACATCGGTCGCAACCAAAAGTCGGCGACGGACTACTTCGTCGCCGAGCGCAACATTCCGTGGTGGGCCGTGATGTTCTCGATCGTGGCGAGCGAGACCTCGGCGCTGACGTTCATCTCGATCCCGGGGCTGGCCTACACCGGCAATCTCGGGTTCCTCGAGGTCGTCGCCGGGTACATCCTCGGCCGCATCGTGGTGGCGCAGACGCTGTTGCCGCGCTACTTCGCCGGCAATCTCGTGACGGCGTATGCCTTGCTCGAGACGCGCTTCGGCTTGGGCGCGCGTCGCTTCACCAGCATCGTGTTCATGATTACCCGCGCCATGGCCGATGCCGTGCGCGTGTTTGCCACCGCCATTCCGGTGGCGCTGATCGTGGGTCCGGTCCTGCCGCGTGAATACACCATGCCGGCGGCGATCCTGGTGCTCGGGCTGCTCACCGTGGTCTACACGTACCGCGGCGGCATGAAGGCGGTGGTGTGGACCGAGCTGTTGCAGGCAAGCATCTACCTCTTTGGCGGCATCTCGGCGCTGGTGCTCATCGGCCAGGCGGTGGACGGCGGCTGGAGCGCGATCGTGAGCCAGGCCGGCGCGGCGGGCAAGCTGCAGGTGATCGACTGGTACGCCGGCTTCGATCGGCCGCACACGATGTTCGCCGGCCTGATCGGCGGCGGGTTCCTGGCGATGGCCTCCCATGGCGCCGACCAGATCATCGTGCAGCGCCTGCTGTCGAGCAAGTCGCTGCGTGATGCGCAGCGCGCCATCATCGGCAGCGGCATCGCGGTCTTCGCACAGATGACGCTCTTCCTGTTCGTCGGCCTGGGTCTGTGGGTCCTGTACGGCGGCAAGTCGTTCGCCACCGCCGACGCGATCTTCCCGACGTTCATCATCGAGCGCATGCCGCACGGGCTGATCGGCCTGATCGTGGCCGCCATCATCGCCGCCACCATGAGCACGCACTCCGGGGCCATCAACGCGCTCGCGGCGGCCTCGACGCACGACATTTACCTGCCGCTCACCAAGCGGGCGCCGGATGATCCGCGCACGCTCAAGGTCGGCAAGCTCTTTGCGCTCGGCTGGGGGCTGGCGCTCACCTTCGGGGCCCTGCTCTTCAAGGAGAATGGCACGCCGGTCGTAGTCGTGGCGCTGTCCATTGCGTCGTTCACGCAGGGGGGTCTGTTGGGCGGCTTTTTCCTGGGCATGTTCTGGCGTCGGGCCAACCAGCGGGATGCCATCACGGGCATGAGCGTGGGGATCTTCGCGATGGCGTTCATCGTCTTCGCGAAGCAGCTGACCGCCGCCTATCCGAGCTTGAAGCCGATGCTGGGTGGGGTGGCCGGGATTGCCTGGCCCTGGTACGTGTTGATCGGGACCTCGCTTACCTTTGTGACCGGTATGCTGATGTCCTTTACCCATGCGCCGCCGGTGGCGGCCACGCCCCCGGAGAGCCGTCGATGA
- a CDS encoding sterol desaturase family protein, with translation MEIIQASIPLFFLLIAVELGYAWLGRRSLYRLNDSISDLSAGTLSQIAGIFTKLLLFGVFGFLFEHARVQRVLPVPEWPPHAGGWIVAFILVDLAYYWFHRVSHEVNLFWAGHVVHHSSEEYNLAVALRQSAIGGLFGWVFYAPLALLGMPWEQFAVCYALNLVYQFWIHTRVIHRLPAWCEAVFNTPSHHRVHHGVNPEYQDRNYAGVFIIWDKLWGTFTPERDEPVYGLTTPLASWNPLWAQVHQYVAIARNVWRATDWTERWHYVFASPAWRPARDGGPIHIPDVTRAAFQAFDPAVPPGLSLYALTQFVLAVPGALWLLTSASRLPVGQLLAGTFVVALTLTNIGGLLEGRRWALSAEGARTLALAISGAVWLASNPGPRWMGIGILMAGLCSFGGLLTQRHALTASSDERMDPHFHAP, from the coding sequence ATGGAGATCATCCAGGCGTCGATTCCGCTCTTCTTTCTGCTGATCGCGGTCGAGCTGGGCTATGCCTGGCTCGGCCGTCGTTCGTTGTATCGGCTCAATGACAGCATCAGTGATCTGTCCGCCGGTACGTTGAGCCAGATCGCCGGCATCTTCACCAAGCTGCTGCTCTTCGGCGTTTTCGGATTCCTCTTCGAGCACGCGCGGGTGCAGCGCGTCCTGCCGGTGCCCGAGTGGCCACCGCATGCAGGCGGCTGGATCGTCGCATTCATACTCGTGGACCTGGCGTACTATTGGTTCCATCGCGTGTCGCACGAAGTGAACCTGTTCTGGGCCGGTCACGTCGTGCACCACAGCAGCGAGGAGTACAACCTCGCCGTGGCGCTGCGCCAAAGCGCGATCGGTGGCCTGTTTGGCTGGGTGTTCTATGCGCCGCTCGCCCTGCTCGGTATGCCGTGGGAGCAGTTTGCGGTCTGCTACGCACTCAACCTCGTGTACCAGTTCTGGATCCACACTCGCGTGATTCACCGACTGCCCGCGTGGTGTGAGGCGGTGTTCAATACGCCCTCGCATCATCGCGTGCACCACGGCGTGAACCCCGAATATCAGGACCGCAATTACGCCGGCGTCTTCATCATCTGGGACAAACTCTGGGGCACCTTTACCCCGGAGCGCGACGAGCCGGTCTACGGACTTACCACCCCGTTGGCGAGCTGGAATCCGCTCTGGGCGCAGGTCCACCAGTACGTGGCGATTGCGCGCAATGTCTGGCGGGCGACCGACTGGACAGAGCGCTGGCATTACGTCTTCGCGTCACCGGCGTGGCGCCCGGCGCGTGATGGCGGGCCGATACACATCCCGGACGTGACGCGGGCGGCATTCCAGGCCTTCGACCCTGCCGTTCCGCCTGGATTATCACTCTATGCGCTGACGCAGTTTGTGCTGGCCGTTCCCGGTGCGCTCTGGCTCCTGACCTCGGCGAGCAGACTACCGGTGGGACAGCTGCTGGCGGGTACGTTCGTGGTGGCGCTGACGCTGACCAACATCGGCGGTCTGCTCGAAGGCCGTCGCTGGGCCCTCTCCGCCGAGGGCGCACGGACCCTCGCGCTCGCCATCAGTGGCGCGGTCTGGCTCGCCTCGAATCCCGGTCCACGGTGGATGGGGATTGGCATCCTGATGGCTGGCCTGTGCAGCTTCGGTGGCCTGCTCACGCAGCGCCATGCACTCACGGCGTCGAGCGACGAGCGCATGGATCCGCATTTTCACGCGCCGTAA
- a CDS encoding cation:dicarboxylase symporter family transporter encodes MAHSSSAAAPSSKKGFLGIGFSQWILISMVIGILVGWLAPDMAANLKPFATIFLRMIKSLIVPLLFSTLVVGIAGHGDDMAKVGKLALRSIIYFEVVTTAALAIGLIAVNVVKPGVGVGITTAASGNADEFKALAAKTPTFASVLEHTVPQSFFEAAAANEVLQIVFFAIIFAVALARTEGKSKQFMLDWLQSLSDIMFKFVGIVMAYAPIGIGAAIGVTVGKSGLGVLLSLAKLVGTLYVSLIIFVLLILVPVALLAKLPLAKFWSAVKEPWLIAFSTASSEAAFPQAMQAMEKFGVPRRIVSFVLPTGYSFNLDGSTLYLAIASVFVAQAAGIDMPISQQLLMMLTLMLTSKGVAAVPRASLVILSGALAQFGLPLEGIAVILGVDAIMDMARTSVNLLGNCLATAVMARWEGELGEPGQPAAA; translated from the coding sequence ATGGCTCACTCGTCTTCCGCCGCTGCCCCGTCGTCCAAGAAAGGCTTCCTCGGCATCGGCTTCTCCCAGTGGATTCTGATCTCGATGGTGATCGGGATTCTCGTGGGATGGCTCGCCCCCGACATGGCGGCGAACCTCAAGCCGTTTGCGACGATCTTCCTGCGGATGATCAAGTCGCTCATCGTGCCGTTGCTCTTCTCCACGCTGGTGGTGGGCATCGCCGGTCATGGCGATGACATGGCCAAGGTCGGCAAGCTCGCGCTGCGCTCGATCATCTACTTCGAGGTGGTCACCACGGCGGCGCTGGCCATCGGCCTGATCGCGGTGAACGTCGTGAAGCCCGGGGTTGGTGTCGGCATCACCACCGCCGCCTCCGGCAACGCCGACGAGTTCAAGGCACTCGCCGCCAAGACGCCCACGTTTGCGTCGGTGCTCGAGCATACGGTGCCGCAGAGCTTCTTCGAGGCGGCGGCCGCCAACGAAGTGCTGCAGATCGTCTTCTTCGCGATCATCTTCGCCGTGGCGCTCGCCCGCACGGAAGGCAAGTCGAAGCAGTTCATGCTCGACTGGCTGCAGTCGCTGAGCGACATCATGTTCAAGTTCGTCGGCATCGTGATGGCGTACGCGCCGATCGGCATCGGCGCCGCCATCGGCGTCACCGTGGGGAAGAGCGGCCTGGGCGTGCTGTTGAGCCTCGCGAAGCTGGTCGGCACGCTGTACGTCTCGCTGATCATCTTCGTGCTGCTGATCCTCGTGCCCGTGGCGCTGCTGGCGAAACTCCCCCTCGCGAAGTTCTGGAGCGCCGTGAAGGAGCCGTGGCTGATCGCCTTCTCCACGGCCTCGTCGGAGGCGGCGTTCCCGCAGGCCATGCAGGCCATGGAGAAGTTCGGGGTGCCGCGCCGCATTGTGTCGTTCGTCCTGCCGACCGGGTACTCCTTCAACCTCGATGGCAGCACCCTCTACCTCGCGATTGCGTCGGTGTTCGTCGCGCAGGCGGCCGGCATCGACATGCCGATCAGCCAGCAGCTGCTCATGATGCTGACGCTCATGCTCACGTCGAAGGGCGTGGCCGCGGTCCCGCGCGCGTCGCTCGTGATCCTGTCCGGCGCGCTGGCGCAGTTCGGGTTGCCGCTCGAGGGGATCGCCGTGATCCTCGGCGTGGACGCCATCATGGACATGGCCCGTACGTCCGTGAACCTGCTTGGCAACTGTCTCGCGACGGCGGTCATGGCCCGCTGGGAAGGCGAGCTTGGCGAGCCGGGGCAGCCGGCCGCGGCCTGA
- a CDS encoding amino acid permease, producing MGLFDRKPIAVIDDSEHGMRRTLGAGDLIMLAIGAVIGAGIFSSLGTAAAGETLADGTIVRYGAGPALVLSFVLLGAVCGLAALCYAELASMIPQAGSAYAYSYATLGEIVAWIVGWALILEYAVGNVAVAIGWGGYFTSLLSGFGIELPAYLTHGYWNVKASADPAIHGLLDSAPRLAGIPILVNLPAFGIVAVITLLLLQGVKESTRANNIMVVIKLLVLALFVVVGAMHIDPANYKPFAPNGFKGIHQGAAIVFFAYIGFDAISTAAEETKNPQRNLPLGILGGLAVCTLIYVIVGFVATGLVPYQQLKSADPLAKALSVAGLGTASWIVAAGAVVSMSAVLLVFQYGQPRIFYAMARDGLLPQFAAKLHPKTRTPHITTIITGVAVALGALLADDAATYDLTNIGTLAAFAVVCIGVLVLRLREPDRPRPFKVPFFWAVTLLGAGACVFVMKGLPTSAWVAFAVWMVIGLTLYFAYGYRHSVLRRRPA from the coding sequence ATGGGGTTGTTCGATCGAAAGCCGATCGCGGTCATTGACGACAGCGAACACGGCATGCGGCGCACCTTGGGCGCCGGCGATCTCATCATGCTCGCTATCGGCGCGGTGATCGGCGCCGGCATCTTCTCTTCACTCGGGACGGCAGCCGCTGGCGAGACCCTCGCCGACGGCACGATCGTGCGCTACGGCGCCGGTCCGGCCCTGGTGCTGAGCTTCGTGCTGCTGGGCGCCGTCTGCGGCCTCGCGGCCCTCTGCTACGCCGAACTCGCCTCCATGATTCCGCAGGCTGGCTCGGCGTACGCGTACTCCTATGCGACGCTCGGCGAGATCGTCGCGTGGATTGTGGGGTGGGCGCTGATTCTCGAGTACGCCGTCGGCAACGTCGCCGTCGCCATCGGGTGGGGCGGGTACTTCACCTCGCTCCTCTCCGGGTTCGGGATCGAGTTGCCCGCGTATCTCACGCACGGCTATTGGAACGTGAAGGCGAGCGCGGATCCCGCCATCCACGGGCTCCTCGACAGCGCACCGCGCCTCGCCGGCATCCCGATCCTGGTGAACCTGCCGGCGTTCGGCATCGTGGCCGTCATCACGCTGTTGTTGCTGCAGGGGGTGAAGGAAAGCACCCGCGCGAACAACATCATGGTGGTGATCAAGCTGCTCGTGCTCGCCCTGTTTGTGGTGGTCGGCGCGATGCACATCGATCCGGCCAACTACAAGCCGTTCGCGCCGAACGGCTTCAAGGGCATTCATCAGGGCGCGGCCATCGTCTTCTTTGCCTACATCGGCTTCGATGCGATCTCCACCGCGGCCGAGGAAACGAAGAATCCCCAGCGCAATCTGCCGTTGGGGATTCTGGGGGGGCTGGCCGTCTGCACGTTGATCTATGTCATCGTGGGCTTCGTCGCGACGGGCCTGGTGCCGTATCAGCAGCTCAAGAGTGCCGATCCGCTCGCCAAGGCGCTGTCGGTGGCGGGGCTCGGCACGGCCAGCTGGATCGTGGCGGCCGGTGCCGTCGTGTCGATGTCTGCCGTGCTGCTGGTGTTCCAGTACGGCCAGCCGCGCATCTTCTACGCGATGGCCCGCGATGGCCTGCTGCCGCAGTTCGCGGCCAAGCTGCATCCGAAGACGCGCACGCCGCACATCACGACCATCATCACTGGCGTCGCGGTGGCGCTCGGCGCACTCCTCGCGGATGACGCCGCGACCTACGATCTCACCAACATCGGCACGCTGGCCGCGTTTGCGGTCGTCTGCATCGGTGTGCTCGTACTGCGCCTGCGTGAACCCGATCGGCCGCGCCCGTTCAAGGTGCCGTTCTTCTGGGCGGTCACGCTGCTCGGCGCCGGCGCCTGCGTGTTCGTGATGAAGGGGCTGCCGACGAGCGCCTGGGTGGCCTTCGCCGTCTGGATGGTCATCGGCCTGACCCTGTACTTCGCCTACGGCTACCGCCATTCCGTGCTGCGTCGCCGTCCCGCCTGA
- a CDS encoding biopolymer transporter ExbD produces the protein MGMSTGGGGGSLNNEINVTPMIDVLLVLLIIFMMIIPMSRKAIDTQLPDPNPPQQTSQVNPDQIVLEILPDDKYAINKEPIPKEQLFTRLKSIYDPRPEKIIFVKGDTLTKYANVIWAMDQARGAGVKVIGVAPK, from the coding sequence ATGGGCATGTCAACCGGTGGGGGCGGCGGGAGTCTCAATAACGAGATCAACGTGACGCCCATGATCGACGTGCTCCTCGTGCTGCTGATCATCTTCATGATGATCATCCCCATGAGCCGCAAGGCGATCGACACGCAGCTCCCCGATCCGAATCCGCCGCAGCAGACCTCGCAGGTGAATCCGGATCAGATCGTGCTGGAGATTCTTCCGGACGACAAGTACGCGATCAACAAGGAGCCGATCCCGAAGGAGCAGCTCTTTACGCGTCTCAAGTCGATCTACGATCCGCGTCCCGAAAAGATCATCTTCGTGAAGGGGGACACCCTTACCAAGTACGCGAATGTGATCTGGGCCATGGACCAGGCGCGTGGCGCCGGGGTCAAGGTCATCGGCGTCGCGCCGAAGTGA
- a CDS encoding biopolymer transporter ExbD, translating into MGMSVSGGGGVKAEPNVTPMIDVMLVLLIIFMITIPQINAGFKAVPPEGQNLKPHPEEDGDQVLGIDDQGRFYLNKKPVRAEDLETAVHDIYGKEREDYIMYVKAHKDLQYLKVIDALGTLSKGGVRVAALITEQLPGTESLVEADRIKPGK; encoded by the coding sequence ATGGGTATGAGTGTCAGTGGCGGCGGCGGCGTCAAAGCCGAACCGAACGTCACACCCATGATCGACGTGATGCTGGTGCTCCTCATCATCTTCATGATCACCATCCCGCAGATCAACGCGGGCTTCAAGGCGGTCCCACCGGAAGGGCAGAACCTCAAGCCCCATCCGGAAGAAGATGGTGACCAGGTGCTCGGTATCGACGATCAGGGTCGATTCTATCTGAACAAGAAGCCGGTCCGCGCTGAAGATCTCGAGACGGCAGTCCACGATATCTACGGCAAGGAACGCGAGGATTACATCATGTACGTGAAGGCCCATAAGGACCTTCAGTACCTGAAGGTGATCGACGCACTCGGCACGCTGTCCAAGGGCGGCGTCCGCGTGGCGGCGCTCATCACCGAGCAGCTCCCCGGGACGGAGTCGCTCGTGGAAGCCGATCGCATCAAGCCAGGGAAATAA
- a CDS encoding MotA/TolQ/ExbB proton channel family protein: MNMSLMELYQSMGWFAKGIVFTLLGMSALSFTQLISKWWSMRKAQAETRKFAPEFSQFLEEDNLTEAIKLAEGYKKSHVARVLGGALSEIRPLIQDGSVTVADINSAERAVEREMLMTVVDLKRGLGILATVGATSPFVGLLGTTMGIVNSFTGMAASGAGGISAIAAGVAEALITTAIGIGVAIPAVWSYNYFQTKIDNLTAEMTYTSKEMIDYLIKGVSGEFGRSRFTREFNTAGGSAISQ; encoded by the coding sequence ATGAACATGTCGCTGATGGAGCTGTACCAGTCGATGGGCTGGTTCGCCAAGGGTATCGTCTTCACGCTCCTTGGCATGTCGGCCCTGTCGTTCACGCAGCTCATCTCGAAGTGGTGGTCGATGCGCAAGGCGCAGGCCGAGACGCGCAAGTTCGCCCCCGAGTTCTCGCAGTTCCTCGAAGAGGACAACCTCACCGAGGCCATCAAGCTCGCCGAAGGCTACAAGAAGTCGCACGTGGCCCGCGTCCTTGGCGGCGCCCTCTCGGAAATCCGTCCGCTCATCCAGGACGGCTCGGTGACCGTGGCCGACATCAACTCGGCCGAGCGTGCGGTTGAGCGCGAAATGCTGATGACCGTCGTTGACCTGAAGCGCGGCCTCGGCATCCTGGCCACCGTCGGCGCCACGTCGCCGTTCGTCGGTCTGCTCGGCACCACGATGGGTATCGTCAACTCCTTCACGGGTATGGCCGCGTCGGGTGCGGGTGGTATCTCCGCCATCGCCGCCGGTGTTGCCGAAGCCCTCATCACGACGGCTATCGGTATCGGCGTCGCCATTCCGGCCGTGTGGTCGTACAACTACTTCCAGACGAAGATCGACAACCTCACGGCCGAGATGACGTACACGTCGAAGGAAATGATCGACTACCTCATCAAGGGCGTCTCGGGCGAGTTCGGTCGTTCGCGCTTCACGCGTGAATTCAACACGGCCGGCGGCTCGGCCATCTCGCAGTAA